DNA sequence from the Actinomycetes bacterium genome:
ATCGGGGTTCGGCAGATCATTGAAGTGGGTGAAGGTTCCAGTGACTGCGATCTCCTGGGCAGCCTGCCGGAAGCTGAACCAGGCGACGCGGGCGAGCGTGCCCCCGACGCTGATCCGGCGCACTCCCAGCGCGGCAGCCTCCGCGACGGTGATGAACCGGGTATGGATCAGCAGGTTCACGGGCTTGGGTGCCACCGCGGCCACAATGGCCGAGACGTGTTCAACGGTGTCGATCCGCGGGGCGTAGAGGCAGTCCGCACCGGCTTCGGCGTAGGCACGGAGCCGTAGGATCGTGTCGTCGATGTCAGGGCGGCCGACGACGAACCCTTCCGACCGGGCGGTGAGCACGACGCCCGTCCCGGTGTCGTCGATCGCTGCTCGCGCCGCGCGCACCCGTTCGACGGCTAGGTCGAACGAGAACAGTGGATCAGCCTCGTCGCCGGTGGAGTCCTCGATCGACAGTCCCGCGATCCCGGTCGCCGCAGCGCGCTGCACGTTTGCGCCGACTTGGTCTGGGTGGACCGCGTAACCGCCCTCGAAGTCCGCGTTCACCGGCAGCGACACTGCATCGACGACGGCCCGCAGATGCTCCAGTGTCTCTTCCAGCCCGACCCCTTTGTCGGCCCGACCTAGCGTCCAGGCGAAGCCGGCGCTCGTCGTTGCCAGCGCCCGGAAGCCCATCTGCTCCAGGGCCAGCGCGCTGCCGACGTCCCACGGATTCGGCATGACGAAGCAACCCGAGGAGTGCAGGCGGTGAAACTCAGCGACCCGATCGTCATGCACGCTCATGGCACACCTCGAAG
Encoded proteins:
- a CDS encoding isocitrate lyase/phosphoenolpyruvate mutase family protein; the protein is MSVHDDRVAEFHRLHSSGCFVMPNPWDVGSALALEQMGFRALATTSAGFAWTLGRADKGVGLEETLEHLRAVVDAVSLPVNADFEGGYAVHPDQVGANVQRAAATGIAGLSIEDSTGDEADPLFSFDLAVERVRAARAAIDDTGTGVVLTARSEGFVVGRPDIDDTILRLRAYAEAGADCLYAPRIDTVEHVSAIVAAVAPKPVNLLIHTRFITVAEAAALGVRRISVGGTLARVAWFSFRQAAQEIAVTGTFTHFNDLPNPDELFEQR